The genomic window CCCGCGCCGCGAGATCCCGCAGCGATCCGCCGACGAAGTCGACCGCCTGGCCCACCTCCGAGAAGCGGTGCGCCTCCACCTCCGCGCCGTGGCGCAGCGCGGTCGGCGGCTCGCCGGCGTACGGCCCGAGCAGCTCCTGGGCCACGCGCATCACCTCGATCGTCGAGCGGTACGCGATCTCGAGCGGCTCCACGCGCGCGCCGAACACCCCGAGGTCGGCGAGCAGCTCGTCCCAGTCGTCGAACCCGCCCCCGCGACCGATCCGCTGCGCCGTGTCGCCCGCGAGGGTGACAGGACGGCCGCCGCCGACCGTGTCCATCAGCACCGCGATCTCGAGCGCGCCGAAGTCCTGGACCTCGTCCACCATGAGGTGATCGAGCTCGATCCGGCCGCCCTGTCCGCGCAGGGGACCGCGCTTGAGCTGGTGCAGCCGCACGAGGAGCGCGTCGTCCTCGCGATCGAGCGTCGCCTCCGCTTCGCGAAAGCCGTCATCCTCCCGGTCCCCGTCTCGATCAGCGGGCAGCTCGTCGTCCTCGGCCGCCTGCCGCGCCTCCTCGATGCGCGAGTAGATCCGGGAGCACCACGCGCACACCTCGTCGAGATCCCGCTCCTCGAACTCGGCCGGCGCGTGCGCGTCGACCGCGGCGCCGAGCGCCGCGCGGTTGGTCAGGAGCTCGGCCCAGTCGTCGAGCACGTCCGCGGTCGCCCGAGCCATGCGCGAGAGCGCCGACTCCGCGGCGAGCGCCGTCCGCGGGTGGAGCCGGGCGCCGTCGTCGTCGCCGATGCGGCGCTCCCCGTCCAGCCACGCGACCAGCGCGGCCCGCCGGGCGTCGAGCGGCGTGCGCTCCAGGATCTTCCACACCCCCGAGACGCGCCCCGCGTCGGGCGTCCCCGCGACCGCGGCTTGCAGCCGCGCCGTCAGCTCCTCGTCCCGGCGATCGACGAGGTCGTCGAGCATGCGCAGCATCGCCGGGTGCCGCTTGAGGCGCGACACCGCGGCCGGTGTCCACTCGTTGTACGCCCTCGGCAGGCCGCGGACGTGGCGGCGGCGCTGCTCGGCGGCCCACCGCGCGAACGTCGTCACCCGGACGCCGTCCACGCCGAGCGCCGGCAGCACGCCCGAGACGTAGGTCGCGAGCGCGTCGTCGAGCACGACGACGAGCATGCGCCGCGGCCTGAACCGCTTGGGCTCGCGGTAGGCGAGGTACGCGATCCGGTGCAACCCGACCGTCGTCTTCCCCGAGCCCGCGCTCCCCTGCACGACGACGAGGCC from Pseudomonadota bacterium includes these protein-coding regions:
- a CDS encoding ATP-binding domain-containing protein, with product MDRAENETATPDPVADELELLARVARHLASANAGRCVSATDYDAELVELRDAIAVARAEDVPPLVEHMTRLQALAAQRGAQTAAAPVNPACPYFGHLRLEEEGAGRDILLGKVTHLVPEQGIRIVDWRNAPVSRMYYCYDEGDDYEESFGGRVRRGVISTRRSVTITRGALVRVACQEGTFVRRSDGWRRLAGDGPKLAGGQGVSIRAGGLRPIRGRLGVGPDGEDRADKHLPEISGLLDREQFEVISSPASGLVVVQGSAGSGKTTVGLHRIAYLAYREPKRFRPRRMLVVVLDDALATYVSGVLPALGVDGVRVTTFARWAAEQRRRHVRGLPRAYNEWTPAAVSRLKRHPAMLRMLDDLVDRRDEELTARLQAAVAGTPDAGRVSGVWKILERTPLDARRAALVAWLDGERRIGDDDGARLHPRTALAAESALSRMARATADVLDDWAELLTNRAALGAAVDAHAPAEFEERDLDEVCAWCSRIYSRIEEARQAAEDDELPADRDGDREDDGFREAEATLDREDDALLVRLHQLKRGPLRGQGGRIELDHLMVDEVQDFGALEIAVLMDTVGGGRPVTLAGDTAQRIGRGGGFDDWDELLADLGVFGARVEPLEIAYRSTIEVMRVAQELLGPYAGEPPTALRHGAEVEAHRFSEVGQAVDFVGGSLRDLAAREPLANIAIIARHPGSAALYHRGLSRAEVPRLKLVAAQDFSFAPGVEVTDVRQVKGLEFDYVILVDVNADTYPDNEEARRLLHVGATRAAHQLWIVCTSEPSPLVPERLFVDG